DNA from Candidatus Methylomirabilota bacterium:
GCGCGTCGTCAAGACACCGTTCCATCCGTCACGCGTGAAAAAGGGGTAACGCCTCGATGGCGAACATTCCGAAGGAGCTCAGGTACACGCGCGAGCACGAGTGGGCGAAGCAGGAAGGCGACAGAGTACGAGTCGGTATTACCGACTATGCTCAGGAGCAGCTCGGCGATGTTGTATTCGTCGAGCTGCCGAAGGTCGGCGCCAAGGTCACGGCGGCGAAGGCCTTCGGCGTCGTCGAGTCGGTCAAGGCCGTCTCCGACCTCTTCGCGCCGGTCTCCGGCGAGGTCGTCGAGGCCAACGGTGAGCTGACGAAGAAGCCCGAGACGGTGAACCAGGAACCCTACGGCAAGGGCTGGATGATCGTCATCAAGTCCTCGAACAAGGTCGAGTGGGACCAGCTCCTGACGGCCCAGCAGTACGAAGACTTCCTGAAGCAGGCGGCCCACTGATGAAGTCGCGGTTCATCGCCAAC
Protein-coding regions in this window:
- the gcvH gene encoding glycine cleavage system protein GcvH; translated protein: MANIPKELRYTREHEWAKQEGDRVRVGITDYAQEQLGDVVFVELPKVGAKVTAAKAFGVVESVKAVSDLFAPVSGEVVEANGELTKKPETVNQEPYGKGWMIVIKSSNKVEWDQLLTAQQYEDFLKQAAH